In Rhodanobacter denitrificans, the sequence CACCGTCGACGGCGACGCGCTGACCCTGCTCGGCAACGGCGGCCACGACCTCGGTGCCCGCGCCCAGCAGATCCGCGACGACCTGCACGCCCGCCCCAGCTTCACTCCCGGCGACATGCTCGACATCCAACTGGACGACCGCGCCGTGTTCCTCTCCCGCTGGCAGCGCCTGCTGCAGGACACCCTGGCCGACAACACCGATCCATCGCTGCAGCCGCTGCGTCGGCTCACCGCCGCCTGGCGCGGACGCGCCGCCGTCGACAGCGTCGATTACCAGCTGGTACGCGCCTTCCGCCGCCAGGTCAGCGCGGCCGTGCTGGCACCGTTTGCCGCCCGCGTGAAACAGCGCTACGCGGATTTCGGCTGGCCCGGCGAGAACAGCGCCGAAGCCGCGGTGTGGACGCTGCTCCAGCAGCAACCCGCGCAACTGCTCGATCCGGCCTACCCGGATTGGCACAGCCTGCTCATCGACGCGGCGAAGCAGGTGACGGACGAACTCGGCCAACAACCCGGCGGCCTCGCTGCCCGCCGCTGGGGCAAGCACAACCGCACCGGCATCCGCCACCCGCTGTCCGCCGCCCTGCCGTCTTGGCTGGCCCGCTTCATCGACATGCCCGACCAGCCGATCTCCGGCGACAACAACATGCCGCACGTCGCCGCCCCCGGCTTCGGCGCCTCCGAACACCTCGATGTCGCCCCCGGCCACGAGGCCGAAGGCATCCTCAACATGCCTGGCGGCCAGAGCGACCACCCGCTGTCGCCGTATTTCGGCGCGGGTCACGCGGACTGGCTCCAGGGACGACCGACGCCGCTGCTGCCGGGCGCGACGCGGCACACGCTGGTGCTGCAGCCGGCCTCGCGCTGACGCAGCGCCCGCGTGCGGCATTGGACCGCACGAATCGCCCGGCCATATCTGATCGAAGTCAAAAGTACCGCCTTCGTGTGCGCGCATGATCCGCACCGTCCACACGGCGGATTCATCCATGATCAGCTGCGACACCGTCATCATCGGAGCGGGCCCGGTCGGCCTGTTCCAGGTTTTCGAGCTGGGCCTGCTGGGGCAGGATGCGCACGTGATCGATGCCGTGCCGCATGCCGGCGGCCAGTGCACGGAGCTGTATCCGGACAAGCCGATCTACGACATCCCGGCGTTGCCGGTGTGCAGCGGACGCGAACTGATCGAGCGGCTGCAGCAGCAGATCCGCCCGTTCGCGCCGAAGTTCCACCTGGGCCACACCGTCACCGCGCTGCAGCGCATGGACAACGGCCGCTTTCACCTGCGCACCAGTGGCGGCCTGGCGTTCAACGCCGGCGTGGTGATCATTGCCGGCGGCCTGGGCGCGTTCGCGCCACGCACGCTCGACCTGCCGGAAGCCGCGCCGCTGGTGGATCGCACGCTGCACTACAAGGTGACGCAGCCGGCGCTGTTCGACGACCAGGACATCGTGATCGCCGGCGGCGGCGACGTGGCGCTGGATTGGGCGCTGGCCCTGGTCGAGCGGGTACGCAGCATGGTGCTGGTGCATCGCTCGTCCAGCTTCCGCGCGGCGCCGGCCAGCGTGGCGCGCATGCAGACGCTGTGCGACGAGGGCCGCATGCAGTTCTGCGAAGGCGACATCGTCGGGCTGGAAACCAGCGATGAAACGCTGGCGCAGGTCCGCGTGCGCACGCGCAGCGGCATGGTCCGGCGTATCGAGGCGTCGCAGCTGCTGGTGTTCTGGGGCCTGCATCCGGCGCTGGGGCCGATCGCCGACTGGGGACTGGCGCTGGAGCGCCAACAGCTGGTGGTGGATCCGTCGACGTTGCAGACCTCGGTGCCTGGCGTGTTCGCGGTGGGCGACATCAATACCTATCCCGGCAAGAAGAAGCTGATCCTCTGCGGCTTCCACGAAACGGCACTGTGCGCCTTTGCCGCACATGCGCACCGGCATCCCGGCGACAAGGCGAACCTGCAGTACACGACCACCAGCCCGGCACTGCAACGGCGCCTGGGTGTGCGCGATACCGCAGGCGCCGACGTCGTGGCGCAACCGCCGCCACGGGTCGAAGCCAGCGCGGCCTGACGCTCCCCACCCTTTCGCATTCGCACCAAGACGCACGCCGGGAGGCCCTTCCATGCACGGCTCCATCGAACCCACCGAACCGCGCTCGCCCGAGCGCCGGCGACTGCTCCGGCAGGCCGGCCAGCTCGCCATCGCCGGCGGCCTGCTGGCCGGCGGCGGCTGGGCCGTGCTCAGGCGCAAGCAGAACCTGTGGCAGGTGCGCCGCGAGCGCACGCTGATGCAGACCTCGGTGGCGGTGACCTGCCTGGCCGACGACGTGCAGGCGGCCGGCGCGGCGATCGAGGCGGCGTTCGCGCGCATGGCCGCGACCGCCGCGCAGCTGACCCGCTTCGACCCGGCCAGCCCGCTGGCGCGGCTGAACCGCGACGGCCAGCTGGCGCAGGTGCCCGCGCAGCTGGACGCGGTGCTGCGCCAGGCGCTGTCGCTCTCGCGACTGACCGACGGCGCGTTCGACCCGACCGTGCTGCCGGTGCTGCGCTACTTCGAAACGCTGCGCGGTACGGCGACAACCAACGCGCACGAGCAGCGCGTGGCCGAAAGTCGCGACGCGCTGGTCGGCTACCGCGACCTCGCGCTGGACGCACGCGGCGCGCGGCTGCTGCGTCCGGGCATGGCGATCACCCTGGACGGCATCGCCAAGGGCCACGTGGTCGACCAGGGCATCGCCGCGCTGCGCGGCGCGGGCATCGAGTACGCCCTGATCGACGCCGGCGGCGACATCCACGCGATCTGCGGCAACGACCCCGAGCGGCACTGGAACGTCGGCATCGTCGACCCGCTCGACGTCAGCCGCGTGGCGGCGGTGCTGCAGCTGCGCAACGCGGCGCTGTCGACCTCGGGCAACTACCGGGTGTTCTTCTCCGCCGACCGGCGGCTGTTCCACATCGTCAACCCGCGCACCGGCTGGTCGCCGCAAAGCTACTCGAGCGTCACCGTGATGGCGCGGCGTTCGGTGCTGGCCGACGGCATGAGCACCGCAGCGTTTTCACTGGAGCTACCGCGGCTGTCGTCGTTGATGAACGCGCAGGACCACCAGTGGCTGGCCTTCTCGCGCAGCGGCGAGCAGCGCTGGCGCTCGCGCGAACTGCCGCTGATCGCCGGCACGGCGGAGCTGGCCTGATGCGCGACGCACGCTCCCGCTCCTTCATGGCCAGGCTGCTGCTCGCGCTGCTGTTGCTGCTGCCCGCCTCCGCGGCGCTGGCCGGCATCGACGCCCGCTTCCCGCAGCTGCACCAGGTGTTCCCCGACGCCGACCGCTTCGGCGACGTCGAGGGCACCCCGCCCGCGGCGGCCGTGTACCGCGGCGGCAAGGTGGTCGGCTACGTGTTCGAGACGGTGATGGTGGCGCCGGTGCCGGCCTACTCCGGCGCGCCGATCAACGTGCTGGTGTCGATCGGCACCGACGGCACCATTCGTGACGCCCGCGTACTGGAGCAGCACGAGCCGATCCTGCTGGTCGGCATCCCGGTGCAGAAGCTGTACGACTTCGTCGCCCGCTACGTCGGCCACCGCGTGGACGACCAGATCGTGGTCGGCGGCGGCGCCAGCGGCAGCGTGCGCATCGACGCGATCAGCAGCGCCACGGTGACCTCGATGGTCGCCAACGAGACGATCATGAACTCGGCGCTGAAGGTGGCCGCCTCGCGCCAGCTGATCGCCGGCGCGGCCGACACCGGCGCGGCCGCCGCGCAGGTGCGCGCCGACCACTTCGTGCCGGCCGACTGGCAGGCGCTGACCGGCAACGGCGCGATCGGCCACCTGCAGCTGGCGCGGCAGGCGGTCACCGACGCCTTCAAGGGCCAGCCGGAAAGCGGCCTGGTCGACGACCCCACCGCGCCCGCGCCCGGCCACGGCGCAGACACCTTCATCGACCTGTACTTCACCGACGTCACCCCGCCCACGGTGGGCCGCAACCTGCTCGGCGCCGCGGCCCACGCCGACCTGATGAAGCTGCTCAAGCCCGGCGACTCGGCGATCGCGGTGATGGCCAACGGCATCTACTCGTTCAAGGGCGTGGGCTACGTGCGCGGCGGCATCTTCGACCGCGTGCACCTGCTGCAGGACGGCAAGCTGGTGCTGTTCAAGGACGCCGACCTGGTGCAGCTGAACGACACCCCGCTGCGAGGCAAGCCCGACTTCGCCGAACAGGCGATCTTCATCGTGCGCCACGGCGGCAGCGGCTTCGACGCGACCCGGCCGTGGACGCTGCAGCTGATGGTGAACCGCCAGGTCGGCCCGCTGCAAAGCATCTACCACACCTTCACCCGCGACTACCGCATGCCGGCGGTCTACACCACGCGGCCGGACGCCGCCGAAGCGCAGGCAGACGCGCTGCCGGCCGATGCGCCGCTGTGGCAGAAGGTCTGGTACGGCCGCCGGGTCGACATCGCGCTGCTGCTGGCCGGACTCACCGTGCTCACCCTGATCCTGATGTTCCAGGACTGGATCGTGACGCGCCCGCACCTGCTCGAACGCCTGCGCGTGGGCTTCCTGATCTACACGCTGGTGTTCATCGGCTGGTACGGGCTGGCGCAGCTGTCGGTGGTGAACATCCTCACCTTCATCCAGGCGGTGCTGCACGACTTCCGCTGGTCCACCTTCCTGATGGATCCGCTGGTGTTCATCCTGTGGGTGTTCGTGGCCGCCACGCTGCTGCTGCTCGGGCGCGGCATCTACTGCGGCTGGCTGTGCCCGTTCGGCGCGCTGCAGGTGCTGGTGAACAAGCTGGCGCGCCGGCTGCACGTGCCGCAGTTCGAGGTGCCGCAGTACCTGCACGAGCGGCTGTGGGCGATCAAGTACATCCTGCTGCTGGTGCTGTTCGGGATGTCGCTGCAGTCGCTCAACCTGGCCGAGCACTACGCCGAGATCGAGCCGTTCAAGACCGCGATCACCCTGCACTTCGCCCGCTCCTGGGGCTACGTGCTCTACGCGCTGGCGCTGGTGGCGGTGGCGGCGTTCAACAACAAGTTCTACTGCCGCTACGTGTGCCCGCTGGGCGCCGGGCTGGCGGTGTCCGGCCGCTTCCACCTGTTCGAGTGGCTGCGCCGGCGCAAGGAGTGCGGCCGCCCCTGCCAGATCTGCGCGAACGAATGCGAAGTGAAGGCGATCAACGCGATCGGCCAGATCAACTTCAACGAATGCCATTACTGCCTGGACTGCCAGGTCACCTACGCCAACGACCAGAAATGCCCGCCGCTGGTGGAGCGCCGCAAGAAGCGCGAACGCGCCGCGCGGCCGCTGCCCACCCCGGTGCTGACGATCATCCCGGCGGCGACGCCGGCAACCCCCGAGCCGGCGAAGGCCGCCGACTGACCCACCCACCTATCCAGAGGGATGGAGCGCCATGCACGACGAATCGAGCAACCAACCCGGCCAGTCCGGACAAGCTGCGGAACCGGGCAACCCTGCACGCCGCAACTTCATGAAGACCAGCGCGCTGGCCAGCCTCGCCGGCGCGGCGGGACTGGCGCTGGCGGCCTGCGGCCGCAACGGCGAGCACGCCGGCGTGGACGGCGACGAGCATGAGGACAAGCGCCGACACGAAAAAGGTGAGCACGCAGCGGCTTCCGACCACGTGCCGCCCGGCCAGCTCGACGAGTACTACGGTTTCTGGAGCGGCGGCCAGTCCGGCGAGGTGCGCCTGGTCGGCGTGCCCTCGATGCGCGAGCTGATGCGCATCCCGGTGTTCAATCCCGACTTCACCATCGGCTGGGGTGTCACCAACGAGAGCAAGCGCGTGCTCGGGCCGAACTTCCCGCCCGGCGGCGACTGCCACCACCCGCACATGAGCCAGACCGACGGCCACTACGACGGCCGCTACATCTTCATCAACGACAAGGCGCACACCCGCGTGGCGCGCATCCGCTGCGACGTGATGCGCACCGACCGCATCACCGAGGTACCCAACGTGCAGGCGATCCACGGCCTGCGCGTGCAGCGCGCGCCGCGCACCGGCTACGTGTTCGCTAACGGCGAGTTCCTGGTTCCGGCGCCGAACGACGGCCGCGACCTGGAGGACCCGAAGAAATACCAGACCATGTTCAGCGCGCTCGACGGCGACACCATGGAGGTCGCCTGGCAGGTGCTGGTGGACGGCAACCTGGACAACACCGAGGCCGACTACGCCGGCAAGTACGCGATCTCCACCTGCTACAACAGCGAGGGCGGCATGGACCTGCCCAGCACGATGCAGGCCGAGCGCGACTGGGCGGTGGTGTTCGACATCGCGCGCATCGAGGCGGCGGTGAAGAAGGGCGACTTCAAGACCATCGGCGATTCGAAGGTGCCGGTGCTGGACGGCCGCCACGGCTCCTCGTTCACGCTATACATCCCGATCCCGAAGAACCCGCACGGGATCAACGCCAGCCCCGACGGCAAGTACGTGGTGGCCAACGGCAAGCTCTCGCCCACTGTCACCGTGATGGAGTGGAGCCGCATCGACGACTGGTTCGCCGGCAAGCTCAAGGACCCGCGCGACACCGTGGTGGCCGAGCCCGAACTGGGCCTGGGCCCGTTGCACACCGCCTACGACGGGCGCGGCAACGGCTACACCACGCTATTCATCGACAGCCAGATCGCCAAGTGGAACATCGCCGACGCGATCGCCGCCCACGACGGCAAGAAGGTCAACTACCTGCGCCAGAAGATCGACGTGGCCTACCAGCCCGGCCACTGCCATACCTCGATGGGCGAGACGCGCGACGCCGACGGCAAGTGGCTGGTGTCGCTGAACAAGTTCTCCAAGGACCGCTTCCTGCCCACCGGCCCGCTGCATCCGGACAACGACCAGCTGATCGACATCTCCGGCGAGACCATGAAGCTGGTCGCCGACGGCCCGGTCTACGCCGAGCCGCACGACGTGATCCTGCTGCACCGCCGGCTGCTGATCGACAAGGTCAAGAAGAGCTGGGAGCGCGACGACCCGTTCTTCGCCGAGACGGTGGCGATGGCCAAGCGCCACGGCGTCAACGTGCTGTCCGACAGCAAGGTCATCCGCGAGGGCCGCAAGGTGTTCGTGTACATGACCTCGGCCGCGCCGATCTTCGGCCTGGGCAGCTTCAAGGTGAAGAAAGGCGATGAGGTGACCGTGGTGGTGACCAACATCGACGCGGTGGAGGACGTGAGCCACGGCTTCTGCATCGTCAACTACGGCATCAACATGGAGATCAGCCCCGGCGCCACCGCCTCGGCCACCTTCACCGCCGACAAGGCGGGCGTGTTCTGGTACTACTGCACGTTCTTCTGCCATGCGATGCACATGGAGATGAGCGGGCGGATGCTGGTCGAGGCCTGAACCGCGCCGTGCCGCCGCACCGCGCGGCGGCACGGCCGGATCTTCGCTCGCCATGAATACGCTTCGCTCCCTCGCGGCCCTGCTGCTGGCGCTGTCGCCGGTGCTGCCGGCGCATGCGCACGAGCCGCTGGAACAGGCCGTGGCCGCGGCGGCGCCGGGCGCCACGGTCAGCGTGCCGGCGGGCGTGCACACGGTGCACCTCAAGCTGGACAAACCCGTCACGCTGATCGGCCAGCCCGGCGCGATCCTCGATGGCGGCGGCAGCGGCGACGCCGTGCGCATCGGCGCGTCCGGCGTCACCGTGCGCGGCCTGACCCTGCGCCGCAGCGGCAGCGACCTCACCGCGATGAACGCCGGCATCTTCGTCGAGCGCCAGGCGCGCGACGTCACCATCAGCGGCAACCGCATCGAGGACAGCCTGTTCGGCGTCTACCTCGACGGCGCCGCCGACGTGCGGGTCGAGCGCAACACGATCCGCGGCATGCGCACGTTGCGCGTGGCCGACCGCGGCGACGGCATCCACCTGTGGAACGACACCGGCTGCACCATCGATGGCAACGACATCGCCGGCACGCGCGACGGCATCTACGTCTACGTCAGCCCGCACAACACCATCGCGCGCAACGTGGTGCACGACGTGCGCTACGGCATTCACTACATGTATTCGCAGCACAACCTGCTGCTGGACAACGTCAGCCGCGGCAATCTGGCCGGCTACGCGCTGATGTCGTCCGACCACCTCAAGGTGATCGGCAACACCGCCGAGGACGAGGATTCCTACGGCTTCCTGCTCAACTACATCTCGCACAGCGAGATCGCCGGCAACCAGATACGCCGCATCAACGGCCTGCGCGACACCCAGGGCGGCCTGATCGACGGCACCGAAGGCAAGGGGCTGTTCGTCTACCTGTCGCAGTTCAACACCATCCACGACAACCTCGCCGCCGACTCGCAGATCGGCATCCACGTGACCGCCGGCTCGGAGAACAACCGCCTGTGGGGCAACCGCTTCGTGGACAACCGCATCCAGGTGAAGTACGTGCAGAACCTCGCGCAGGAATGGTCGGCGAACAGCCGCGGCAATTTCTGGAGCGACTACCTCGGCTGGGACCTCGATGCCGACGGCATCGGCGACATTCCGTTCCGTCCCAACGACGGCGTCGACGTGCTGCTGTGGAAATACCCTTCCGCGCGCAACCTGATGTCCAGCCCCGCGGTGCTGCTGCTGCGCTACGTGCAGCGCGCGTTCCCGGTGTTCACGCCACCCTCGGTGCAGGACAGCCACCCGCTGATGAAAGCCCCCCGGTCAAGCCCATGAACCACGCGATCGAATGCGAGGCACTCGCCAAGCGCTACAGCGCACTCGCCGCGCTGGACGGCATCAGCGCCCGCGTGCCGTGCGGCCAGGTGATCGGCCTGCTCGGCCACAACGGCGCCGGCAAGTCCACCCTGATCAAGCTGATCCTCGGCCTGATCGCGCCCAGCGGCGGCCGGCTGCAGGTGCTCGGCCAGTCGCCGTGGCGCGCGCACGCGCTGCGCCGGCGCATCGGCTACCTGCCCGAGAGCGCCAC encodes:
- a CDS encoding FAD:protein FMN transferase yields the protein MHGSIEPTEPRSPERRRLLRQAGQLAIAGGLLAGGGWAVLRRKQNLWQVRRERTLMQTSVAVTCLADDVQAAGAAIEAAFARMAATAAQLTRFDPASPLARLNRDGQLAQVPAQLDAVLRQALSLSRLTDGAFDPTVLPVLRYFETLRGTATTNAHEQRVAESRDALVGYRDLALDARGARLLRPGMAITLDGIAKGHVVDQGIAALRGAGIEYALIDAGGDIHAICGNDPERHWNVGIVDPLDVSRVAAVLQLRNAALSTSGNYRVFFSADRRLFHIVNPRTGWSPQSYSSVTVMARRSVLADGMSTAAFSLELPRLSSLMNAQDHQWLAFSRSGEQRWRSRELPLIAGTAELA
- a CDS encoding NAD(P)/FAD-dependent oxidoreductase; protein product: MISCDTVIIGAGPVGLFQVFELGLLGQDAHVIDAVPHAGGQCTELYPDKPIYDIPALPVCSGRELIERLQQQIRPFAPKFHLGHTVTALQRMDNGRFHLRTSGGLAFNAGVVIIAGGLGAFAPRTLDLPEAAPLVDRTLHYKVTQPALFDDQDIVIAGGGDVALDWALALVERVRSMVLVHRSSSFRAAPASVARMQTLCDEGRMQFCEGDIVGLETSDETLAQVRVRTRSGMVRRIEASQLLVFWGLHPALGPIADWGLALERQQLVVDPSTLQTSVPGVFAVGDINTYPGKKKLILCGFHETALCAFAAHAHRHPGDKANLQYTTTSPALQRRLGVRDTAGADVVAQPPPRVEASAA
- the nosZ gene encoding TAT-dependent nitrous-oxide reductase; protein product: MHDESSNQPGQSGQAAEPGNPARRNFMKTSALASLAGAAGLALAACGRNGEHAGVDGDEHEDKRRHEKGEHAAASDHVPPGQLDEYYGFWSGGQSGEVRLVGVPSMRELMRIPVFNPDFTIGWGVTNESKRVLGPNFPPGGDCHHPHMSQTDGHYDGRYIFINDKAHTRVARIRCDVMRTDRITEVPNVQAIHGLRVQRAPRTGYVFANGEFLVPAPNDGRDLEDPKKYQTMFSALDGDTMEVAWQVLVDGNLDNTEADYAGKYAISTCYNSEGGMDLPSTMQAERDWAVVFDIARIEAAVKKGDFKTIGDSKVPVLDGRHGSSFTLYIPIPKNPHGINASPDGKYVVANGKLSPTVTVMEWSRIDDWFAGKLKDPRDTVVAEPELGLGPLHTAYDGRGNGYTTLFIDSQIAKWNIADAIAAHDGKKVNYLRQKIDVAYQPGHCHTSMGETRDADGKWLVSLNKFSKDRFLPTGPLHPDNDQLIDISGETMKLVADGPVYAEPHDVILLHRRLLIDKVKKSWERDDPFFAETVAMAKRHGVNVLSDSKVIREGRKVFVYMTSAAPIFGLGSFKVKKGDEVTVVVTNIDAVEDVSHGFCIVNYGINMEISPGATASATFTADKAGVFWYYCTFFCHAMHMEMSGRMLVEA
- a CDS encoding nitrous oxide reductase family maturation protein NosD — encoded protein: MNTLRSLAALLLALSPVLPAHAHEPLEQAVAAAAPGATVSVPAGVHTVHLKLDKPVTLIGQPGAILDGGGSGDAVRIGASGVTVRGLTLRRSGSDLTAMNAGIFVERQARDVTISGNRIEDSLFGVYLDGAADVRVERNTIRGMRTLRVADRGDGIHLWNDTGCTIDGNDIAGTRDGIYVYVSPHNTIARNVVHDVRYGIHYMYSQHNLLLDNVSRGNLAGYALMSSDHLKVIGNTAEDEDSYGFLLNYISHSEIAGNQIRRINGLRDTQGGLIDGTEGKGLFVYLSQFNTIHDNLAADSQIGIHVTAGSENNRLWGNRFVDNRIQVKYVQNLAQEWSANSRGNFWSDYLGWDLDADGIGDIPFRPNDGVDVLLWKYPSARNLMSSPAVLLLRYVQRAFPVFTPPSVQDSHPLMKAPRSSP
- a CDS encoding NosR/NirI family protein, producing the protein MRDARSRSFMARLLLALLLLLPASAALAGIDARFPQLHQVFPDADRFGDVEGTPPAAAVYRGGKVVGYVFETVMVAPVPAYSGAPINVLVSIGTDGTIRDARVLEQHEPILLVGIPVQKLYDFVARYVGHRVDDQIVVGGGASGSVRIDAISSATVTSMVANETIMNSALKVAASRQLIAGAADTGAAAAQVRADHFVPADWQALTGNGAIGHLQLARQAVTDAFKGQPESGLVDDPTAPAPGHGADTFIDLYFTDVTPPTVGRNLLGAAAHADLMKLLKPGDSAIAVMANGIYSFKGVGYVRGGIFDRVHLLQDGKLVLFKDADLVQLNDTPLRGKPDFAEQAIFIVRHGGSGFDATRPWTLQLMVNRQVGPLQSIYHTFTRDYRMPAVYTTRPDAAEAQADALPADAPLWQKVWYGRRVDIALLLAGLTVLTLILMFQDWIVTRPHLLERLRVGFLIYTLVFIGWYGLAQLSVVNILTFIQAVLHDFRWSTFLMDPLVFILWVFVAATLLLLGRGIYCGWLCPFGALQVLVNKLARRLHVPQFEVPQYLHERLWAIKYILLLVLFGMSLQSLNLAEHYAEIEPFKTAITLHFARSWGYVLYALALVAVAAFNNKFYCRYVCPLGAGLAVSGRFHLFEWLRRRKECGRPCQICANECEVKAINAIGQINFNECHYCLDCQVTYANDQKCPPLVERRKKRERAARPLPTPVLTIIPAATPATPEPAKAAD